One region of Syntrophobacter fumaroxidans MPOB genomic DNA includes:
- a CDS encoding DUF4301 family protein, with protein sequence MERVLFSDADRRQIESHGLTVDRVLAQIEIFRKSSSLITLDRPCTVEDGVHKILTSEIERFLRYHESAAQAERFMKFIPASGAATRMFQSLLQIYYMPQFLDVEELHRRVGQGVAVACDFMTFLEGLYLFPFVGDLEKVLQADGFSLAMLIRHCEYRTILEYLLTERGINYGNLPKCLLKFHRYPDETRTAFEEHLTESAFYMGKRSGRCRVHFTVSIDHEERFKRLMEKVRVAYEERYGTTYEIGYSFQKRSTDTIAVDMENRPFRDRYGRLHFRPGGHGALIENLNDLKGDIVYIKNVDNLIPDRHKDHIVFWKKVLAGCLAEIQDTVHGYLRRLVEEPSPELIEEMESYARGKLLIRFPDDFAARSLEERGRVLMNRLNRPIRVCGVVPNSGEPGGAPFWVAHDNGDVSIQIVEKAQVDFDSARQRETWMSSTHFNPVDLVCGLRDFAGNNFDLRRFIDDDAVFITRKSKDGKDLKALELPGLWNGSMAGWITHIVEVPKITFNPVKSVFDLLRPEHQPEEY encoded by the coding sequence ATGGAAAGGGTTTTGTTCAGTGATGCGGACCGCCGGCAGATCGAATCCCATGGGCTTACCGTAGACCGGGTTCTGGCGCAGATCGAAATATTTCGAAAATCCTCTTCTCTCATCACTTTGGACCGACCGTGCACCGTCGAGGACGGGGTGCACAAAATCCTCACGAGCGAGATCGAGCGATTCCTGCGGTATCACGAAAGCGCGGCCCAGGCCGAGCGGTTCATGAAGTTCATCCCGGCTTCGGGTGCCGCCACGCGCATGTTTCAATCCCTCCTTCAAATCTATTACATGCCCCAGTTTCTGGACGTCGAGGAACTGCACCGCAGAGTGGGGCAGGGTGTGGCGGTGGCCTGCGATTTCATGACGTTCCTGGAGGGGCTTTACCTGTTCCCCTTCGTGGGGGATCTGGAAAAGGTCCTGCAGGCGGACGGTTTCTCGTTGGCGATGCTCATCCGCCATTGCGAATACCGAACGATTCTGGAATACCTGCTCACGGAACGGGGTATCAACTATGGCAACCTGCCCAAGTGCCTGCTGAAATTCCACCGCTACCCGGACGAGACGCGGACCGCCTTCGAGGAGCACCTCACCGAGTCGGCGTTCTACATGGGCAAGCGCAGTGGAAGGTGCCGCGTTCACTTCACCGTGTCCATCGATCACGAGGAGCGGTTCAAGAGATTGATGGAGAAAGTCAGGGTGGCCTACGAGGAACGCTACGGCACAACGTACGAGATCGGTTATTCCTTCCAGAAAAGATCCACGGACACCATTGCCGTCGATATGGAGAACCGTCCGTTCCGGGACCGTTACGGACGCCTGCACTTCAGGCCCGGCGGACACGGCGCCCTCATTGAGAACCTGAACGATCTCAAGGGAGACATCGTTTACATCAAGAACGTGGACAACCTGATTCCCGACCGCCACAAAGACCACATCGTGTTCTGGAAAAAGGTGCTTGCAGGATGCCTGGCGGAGATCCAGGATACCGTGCACGGGTACTTGCGGCGACTCGTCGAAGAGCCTTCCCCGGAATTGATCGAGGAGATGGAATCTTATGCCAGGGGAAAGCTGCTCATCCGCTTTCCCGATGATTTCGCCGCGCGCTCCCTGGAAGAAAGAGGACGCGTGTTGATGAACAGGCTGAATCGGCCCATACGGGTCTGCGGAGTCGTTCCCAACTCAGGGGAACCTGGAGGCGCGCCGTTCTGGGTCGCGCATGACAACGGCGATGTCTCGATCCAGATCGTCGAGAAAGCCCAGGTCGATTTCGATTCCGCCCGGCAAAGGGAAACATGGATGTCCTCCACGCATTTCAATCCCGTGGACCTGGTCTGCGGGTTGCGGGATTTTGCGGGGAATAATTTCGACTTGAGGCGGTTCATCGACGACGATGCGGTGTTCATCACCAGGAAATCCAAGGACGGGAAGGATCTCAAGGCCTTGGAGCTACCCGGGTTGTGGAACGGCAGCATGGCCGGATGGATCACTCACATCGTTGAGGTTCCGAAGATAACCTTCAATCCCGTGAAGTCCGTGTTCGATCTGCTCCGCCCCGAACACCAGCCCGAGGAATATTAG
- a CDS encoding peptidylprolyl isomerase: MMRKGSRWIPAILASFFVVVFLSPVGAAEKAAKKDAKPTAASNETAAKSGASKEPAKGEKVAVVNGTVITRAEYESETKRFERQMAMSGQAPDGAQVAEMKKKVLDGLVGREVLKQQAAKLGVKVDPAEVDKEIATLKQRFPNEDEFKKALKNLNLTEESLKAQFTQDLGIRKMIDEQVASKITITPEETKKFYDGNPELFKTPEMVRASHVLIKVDPKAGDADKAKAKERITAAQKKVQAGEDFAKVAKEVSECPSAAKGGDLDFFQRGQMVGPFEQAAFALKVGSVSDIVETQFGYHVIKVTDKKEAGVMKYDEIKDRIAQHLKQDRVNQQLAKYIEELKAQAKIEIFPVN, encoded by the coding sequence ATGATGCGAAAAGGTTCACGATGGATTCCGGCGATCCTTGCTTCCTTTTTTGTTGTGGTTTTTCTCTCTCCCGTCGGGGCCGCCGAAAAGGCTGCCAAGAAGGACGCCAAACCGACGGCCGCATCGAACGAGACGGCAGCCAAGTCAGGGGCCTCAAAGGAACCCGCCAAGGGCGAAAAAGTGGCCGTGGTGAACGGAACGGTCATTACCCGGGCGGAATATGAATCCGAGACCAAGCGGTTTGAGCGACAAATGGCAATGTCCGGCCAGGCCCCCGACGGGGCTCAGGTCGCGGAGATGAAAAAGAAGGTCCTGGACGGTCTTGTGGGACGCGAAGTGCTCAAGCAGCAGGCGGCCAAGCTCGGCGTCAAGGTCGATCCGGCCGAGGTGGACAAGGAGATTGCGACTCTCAAGCAGCGGTTCCCCAACGAGGATGAATTCAAGAAGGCGCTGAAGAATCTGAATCTTACGGAGGAATCGCTCAAGGCCCAGTTCACCCAGGACTTGGGCATCCGCAAGATGATTGACGAGCAGGTTGCTTCCAAGATCACGATCACGCCCGAAGAGACGAAGAAATTCTACGACGGAAATCCGGAGCTTTTCAAAACGCCGGAGATGGTCCGTGCAAGCCATGTGTTGATCAAGGTCGACCCCAAAGCCGGCGATGCGGACAAGGCCAAGGCCAAGGAACGGATCACGGCTGCTCAGAAGAAGGTGCAGGCGGGCGAGGATTTCGCGAAGGTGGCCAAAGAGGTGTCTGAATGTCCGAGCGCGGCAAAAGGCGGCGATCTGGACTTTTTCCAGCGAGGCCAGATGGTTGGCCCCTTCGAACAGGCGGCCTTCGCACTGAAGGTCGGTTCCGTCAGTGATATCGTGGAAACCCAGTTCGGCTATCATGTGATCAAGGTCACCGACAAGAAAGAGGCCGGCGTCATGAAGTACGACGAGATCAAGGATCGGATAGCCCAGCACCTGAAACAGGACAGGGTCAATCAGCAACTGGCCAAGTACATTGAAGAATTGAAAGCCCAGGCAAAGATAGAAATATTTCCCGTCAACTGA
- a CDS encoding NAD+ synthase, translated as MRIAIGQIDPFIGDFKGNAAKICDGVDRARREGCDLVVFPEMALIGYPPRDLLDKPSFVRTSREHWEAIREASRGIGVIFGAVDENPNGTGKPYHNAAVFFDDGKPAAIAHKMLLPSYDVFDEERYFEPGKHATWVDFRGERLGITICEDVWNVPRFLPRRLYHCDPIRELEQASVSVIVNISASPYHVGKASYVGELLRSHAQRSGTQVIYVNQVGGNDELIFHGHSMVWDEAGKLVASAADFREDFVVYDTRTHAGKLHAVGGDQAEEVIEALVLGLRDYVRKNRFGKAVVGLSGGVDSALTVCLAVLALGAENVLGVGMPGPFNAPESLEDAKELARRLGIAFETVPIGDLFDAALRTLAPPFHGQPRDVTEENLQARIRGMILMAISNKFNRILLSTGNKSEIAVGYCTLYGDMNGGLSVLGDVPKTMVYELARKLNAQHDWIPERTLVRAPSAELRPDQTDQDTLPPYEVLDAILADYVEKRLPAEEIASHGWDAALVKWVTDRVDCNEYKRWQAPPILRVTTKAFGMGRRNPIAHGYREGGARQCS; from the coding sequence ATGCGAATAGCCATAGGACAGATCGATCCCTTCATCGGGGATTTCAAGGGGAACGCGGCCAAGATTTGCGACGGAGTCGACCGGGCCCGCCGGGAGGGCTGCGACCTGGTCGTCTTTCCCGAGATGGCGCTCATCGGTTATCCTCCGCGCGATCTGCTCGACAAGCCGAGCTTCGTGCGCACGAGCAGGGAGCACTGGGAGGCAATTCGCGAGGCAAGCCGGGGAATTGGAGTGATTTTCGGGGCGGTGGACGAGAATCCGAACGGGACCGGCAAACCGTACCACAACGCGGCGGTTTTTTTCGACGACGGAAAACCGGCCGCGATTGCGCACAAGATGCTCCTGCCGTCCTACGACGTGTTCGACGAGGAGCGCTATTTCGAGCCCGGCAAGCATGCCACTTGGGTGGACTTCAGGGGGGAGCGGCTGGGGATCACCATCTGCGAGGACGTTTGGAACGTGCCGCGGTTCCTGCCGCGCCGGCTGTATCACTGCGATCCTATTCGCGAGCTCGAACAGGCTTCGGTGAGCGTGATCGTGAACATCTCGGCTTCGCCCTATCACGTGGGCAAGGCGAGTTACGTGGGAGAGCTGTTGCGAAGCCATGCGCAGCGCTCCGGGACCCAGGTGATCTACGTGAACCAGGTGGGTGGAAACGACGAACTGATCTTCCACGGGCACAGTATGGTCTGGGACGAGGCCGGGAAGCTCGTGGCAAGCGCCGCCGACTTCAGGGAAGACTTCGTCGTCTACGATACGCGCACGCACGCGGGGAAACTGCATGCCGTTGGCGGAGACCAGGCGGAGGAAGTCATCGAGGCGCTCGTTCTGGGCCTCAGGGACTACGTCCGCAAGAATCGCTTCGGGAAAGCCGTGGTGGGGCTGAGCGGAGGCGTGGACTCGGCCCTGACGGTTTGCCTCGCCGTTCTGGCCCTGGGGGCGGAAAACGTGCTCGGGGTCGGCATGCCCGGCCCCTTCAACGCCCCGGAGAGCCTCGAAGACGCAAAAGAGCTTGCCCGACGGCTGGGGATCGCTTTCGAAACGGTGCCCATCGGGGATTTGTTCGACGCTGCGTTGCGCACGCTTGCCCCGCCGTTCCACGGGCAGCCTCGGGACGTCACGGAAGAAAACCTCCAGGCCCGCATCCGGGGGATGATCCTCATGGCGATTTCCAACAAGTTCAACCGGATCCTCCTCAGCACCGGAAACAAGTCGGAAATCGCCGTCGGTTACTGCACGCTCTACGGGGACATGAACGGTGGACTGTCGGTCCTCGGGGACGTCCCGAAGACCATGGTGTACGAACTGGCAAGAAAATTGAACGCACAGCATGACTGGATCCCGGAACGGACCCTCGTGAGGGCGCCGTCCGCGGAATTGAGACCGGATCAGACGGATCAGGACACTCTGCCCCCGTACGAAGTCCTCGACGCCATTCTGGCCGACTACGTGGAAAAACGGCTGCCGGCCGAAGAGATTGCGTCTCACGGCTGGGACGCCGCTCTGGTCAAGTGGGTGACGGATCGAGTGGACTGCAACGAATACAAGCGATGGCAGGCGCCCCCCATTCTCAGGGTCACCACCAAGGCATTCGGGATGGGGCGCCGCAATCCCATCGCTCACGGCTACAGGGAAGGCGGGGCGCGGCAGTGCTCATGA
- a CDS encoding P-II family nitrogen regulator, translated as MKKIEAIVKPFKLDDVKEKLTALGIKGMTVTEVRGFGRQKGHTEIYRGAEYVVDFLPKIKIEVAVADVQVVEVVQAIRSAANTGKIGDGKIFVIPLEECIRIRTGETGEEAL; from the coding sequence ATGAAAAAAATCGAAGCCATTGTCAAGCCGTTCAAATTGGATGACGTCAAGGAAAAACTCACCGCGCTCGGCATCAAGGGGATGACCGTGACGGAAGTCCGCGGATTCGGGCGCCAGAAGGGACACACCGAGATCTACCGCGGGGCCGAATATGTGGTCGATTTTCTGCCCAAGATCAAGATCGAAGTGGCCGTGGCGGACGTCCAGGTGGTGGAAGTGGTGCAGGCCATCCGGAGCGCGGCCAATACGGGCAAGATCGGAGACGGCAAGATATTCGTGATCCCCCTCGAAGAATGCATTCGCATCAGAACGGGTGAAACCGGCGAAGAAGCGCTGTAG
- the glnD gene encoding [protein-PII] uridylyltransferase has product MHLRPQLSRKLKDLRETFQQMCREDVPGVLAARTYAHQFHESLRKAFPETVVPEDGWGLLAVGGFGRGELGFASDIDLLLLYRNRLVKSHEALFKELVYCLWDSGFEVGHATASLSSMKRMAQDDFTVLTNILEARLIAGDPKLFSEWRESFFNGFGRQSRKKFLQNLVGYREERQQQYGGSSYLQEPHVKEGVGAMRDVHILRWAGHVFLRDPSFAAMVRKELMTNQEKLWLEQAYDFLWRVRLQLHRLTGRRQDQLLFMEQEQIAERFGCMAGQQGSAVEVFMRLYYRHTSRIRRTASFFLERVGETQKSFPGLRPRRRILPGPFLLEGKHLNFMEPEWIKKDPRLLMRFFWQAALSDAHFHHQAGQIIRENLAVFTDEARRDPEVVKQFFDILLDSEHAFSVVNVMLETGFLEVFIPEFAAVRYRVQNDVYHLYTVDEHLLRTVWQMHQMERGDDEVAGELNPSDIFVHVKSRRVLYLAALVHDIGKGDGRNHAVRGGAMAGPIAERLGLDTHETGLLRFLVEHHLILAETALKRDLMDEKPIAQCAIQIKDRERLQMLYLLTIADSRATGPGAWSTWKASLVRELFVKVDRVLARGDLQGQDLEQRSGEVQENVLDLVSDPAERERVRHWLERVSYRYLLSQAPTAIVEHHRMERALGNKPLVLASSPAEGEMWQLTVVTADRPGLFALITGVLWARGLNILSADIFTWESGVALDVLIVERLPDPLHPRELWERVEADLGRALEHRGYLDELLSNKRKPSILQQKNLPRKDDIVLVDEEASDFYTIIEVYTWDRPGVLHCITDTLYHLDVSIQLAKISTPGAQVADVFYVTDLSGNKLMDYEMHEKIRVSLLDSLTRVG; this is encoded by the coding sequence ATGCACTTGCGTCCCCAGCTCTCCCGAAAGCTCAAAGACCTCCGGGAAACCTTCCAGCAGATGTGCCGGGAGGACGTCCCCGGCGTGCTTGCGGCGCGCACCTACGCGCACCAGTTTCATGAAAGCCTCAGGAAGGCTTTTCCCGAAACGGTCGTGCCCGAGGACGGCTGGGGGCTGCTTGCGGTCGGCGGCTTCGGACGCGGCGAGCTGGGATTCGCCTCGGATATCGATCTCCTGCTGCTGTACCGAAACCGGCTGGTCAAATCCCACGAGGCCCTTTTCAAGGAACTGGTCTACTGCCTGTGGGACAGCGGGTTCGAAGTCGGCCACGCAACGGCTTCCCTGTCCTCGATGAAACGGATGGCCCAGGATGACTTCACCGTGCTGACCAACATCCTCGAAGCCAGGCTCATCGCGGGCGATCCCAAGCTGTTCTCGGAATGGCGCGAATCCTTTTTCAACGGCTTCGGGAGGCAGAGCAGGAAAAAATTCCTGCAGAACCTCGTCGGTTACCGCGAGGAACGCCAACAGCAGTACGGCGGAAGCTCCTACCTGCAGGAACCGCACGTGAAGGAGGGGGTCGGCGCCATGCGGGACGTCCACATCCTGCGCTGGGCCGGCCACGTGTTCCTGCGGGATCCTTCCTTTGCGGCCATGGTTCGCAAGGAGCTGATGACCAACCAGGAGAAGCTCTGGCTGGAGCAGGCGTACGATTTCCTCTGGCGCGTGCGCCTGCAGTTGCACCGGCTGACCGGGCGCAGGCAGGATCAGCTGCTGTTCATGGAACAGGAACAGATCGCCGAGCGGTTCGGGTGCATGGCCGGTCAGCAGGGTTCCGCGGTGGAAGTGTTCATGCGGTTGTATTACCGGCACACGTCGCGCATCCGCCGCACCGCGTCGTTCTTCCTGGAACGAGTGGGAGAAACGCAGAAAAGCTTTCCGGGTCTGCGCCCGCGGCGCAGGATTCTTCCCGGACCGTTCCTGCTCGAAGGCAAGCACCTCAACTTCATGGAACCGGAATGGATCAAAAAGGATCCGCGCCTGCTGATGCGCTTCTTCTGGCAGGCCGCCCTCTCCGATGCGCACTTCCACCACCAGGCCGGGCAGATCATCCGGGAGAACCTCGCGGTCTTCACCGATGAAGCCAGAAGAGATCCCGAGGTGGTGAAGCAGTTTTTCGATATCCTGCTGGATTCCGAGCACGCGTTTTCGGTCGTGAACGTGATGCTCGAAACCGGGTTCCTCGAGGTCTTCATTCCCGAATTCGCCGCGGTGCGCTACCGGGTGCAAAATGACGTGTATCACCTCTACACGGTCGACGAGCACCTGCTGCGGACGGTCTGGCAGATGCACCAGATGGAACGGGGCGACGACGAGGTCGCGGGCGAACTGAACCCGAGTGACATTTTCGTACACGTGAAGTCGCGGCGGGTCCTCTACCTCGCGGCGCTCGTGCACGACATCGGCAAGGGCGACGGCAGGAATCATGCGGTGCGCGGCGGCGCCATGGCCGGGCCCATTGCGGAAAGGCTCGGCTTGGACACGCACGAAACCGGCCTGCTCCGGTTTCTTGTGGAGCATCACCTGATCCTGGCCGAAACCGCGCTCAAGCGCGACCTGATGGACGAGAAGCCCATCGCTCAATGCGCCATCCAGATCAAGGACCGGGAGCGCCTCCAGATGCTCTACCTGCTCACCATCGCCGACTCCCGGGCCACCGGCCCCGGCGCCTGGAGCACGTGGAAGGCCTCACTGGTCCGGGAGTTGTTCGTCAAGGTCGACCGGGTCCTTGCGCGGGGCGATCTCCAGGGACAGGACCTGGAGCAGCGGTCCGGGGAGGTCCAGGAAAACGTGCTCGACCTGGTGAGCGATCCGGCCGAGCGCGAAAGGGTTCGGCACTGGCTGGAACGGGTTTCGTACCGTTATCTCCTGTCCCAGGCCCCGACCGCGATCGTCGAGCATCACCGGATGGAGCGGGCGCTGGGGAACAAACCCCTGGTGTTGGCCTCGAGCCCGGCCGAGGGCGAAATGTGGCAGTTGACGGTCGTCACCGCCGATCGTCCCGGCCTGTTCGCGCTCATCACGGGAGTCCTGTGGGCGCGCGGGCTCAATATCCTCTCGGCCGACATCTTCACCTGGGAGTCCGGCGTGGCGCTGGATGTGCTGATCGTGGAACGGCTTCCCGACCCGCTGCATCCGCGGGAACTGTGGGAAAGGGTGGAGGCCGATCTCGGCAGGGCGCTCGAGCACCGCGGGTACCTGGACGAGCTCCTGTCGAACAAACGAAAACCATCAATTTTGCAGCAGAAGAATCTTCCGCGCAAGGACGACATCGTGCTCGTCGACGAAGAGGCGTCCGATTTCTACACCATCATCGAAGTCTACACCTGGGACCGTCCTGGGGTGCTCCATTGCATCACCGACACCCTGTACCACCTGGATGTCTCCATCCAGCTCGCCAAAATCTCCACTCCCGGCGCTCAAGTTGCAGATGTTTTCTACGTGACGGATCTGAGCGGCAACAAGCTGATGGACTATGAGATGCACGAGAAGATTCGCGTAAGCCTCCTGGACAGTCTCACGCGGGTGGGCTGA
- a CDS encoding sigma-54-dependent Fis family transcriptional regulator, which produces MSENYNLEELRTLHEIARVVSRSAELKDQLQQTLDILSSRLGMERGMVSVLDLQTGEAWLDVARGVDVERGTIRYRPGEGITGKVAQSGRPMGIANLGDEALFLDRTGARRSLNREELAFLCVPIFYQGRSVGVLSADKLARRVEDLDKEVEILSAVAELLGKVVHFRAVEEENSRLRRMLAEARRPTTNIIGRSKVIQEVLRAIDQVADTNTTVLISGETGTGKELVARAIHDNSRRAKGPLVQVNCAAMPDTLLESELFGHEKGAFTGAVTRRRGRFEEAQGGTIFLDEVGELSPIAQAKLLRVLQEREFQPLGSSRTVKVDVRVITASNKDLEKEVALGTFRSDLYYRLNVFPIFLPPLRERGPDILLLADYFVLKYARELDKDVKRITTSAIDMLMCYHWPGNVRELENCIERAVLLAGGNAVDSWHLPPTLQMKPVGMQNVSRGKLEALVSAFERDLITDALKDVRGNQSQAARLLGTTKRIVQYKVEKYGIDPRRFRVKAPA; this is translated from the coding sequence ATGAGCGAAAACTACAACCTGGAAGAACTGCGGACACTCCACGAAATCGCGAGAGTGGTATCGCGTTCCGCCGAATTGAAGGATCAGCTTCAGCAAACGCTGGACATTCTCAGCTCGCGGCTGGGCATGGAAAGGGGTATGGTCTCGGTGCTGGATCTCCAGACGGGGGAGGCATGGCTGGACGTGGCCCGCGGGGTTGACGTCGAGAGGGGCACCATCCGTTATCGGCCCGGGGAGGGGATCACCGGCAAGGTCGCCCAGAGCGGCCGTCCGATGGGGATTGCCAACCTGGGTGATGAGGCGCTCTTCCTGGACCGCACCGGGGCGAGGCGTTCGCTCAACCGCGAGGAACTGGCCTTCCTGTGCGTGCCGATTTTCTATCAGGGCAGGAGCGTGGGGGTGCTCTCGGCCGACAAGCTGGCTCGCCGGGTGGAGGACCTCGACAAGGAAGTCGAAATCCTGTCGGCCGTGGCGGAGCTCCTGGGCAAGGTGGTCCATTTTCGCGCGGTGGAAGAGGAGAATAGCCGTCTGCGGCGCATGCTGGCCGAGGCCCGACGGCCCACGACGAACATCATCGGCCGGTCCAAGGTGATCCAGGAGGTGTTGAGGGCCATCGACCAGGTGGCGGACACCAACACCACGGTGCTCATTTCGGGGGAAACCGGGACCGGCAAGGAATTGGTGGCCAGGGCCATCCACGACAACAGTCGCAGAGCCAAGGGGCCGCTGGTCCAGGTCAACTGCGCCGCCATGCCGGACACTCTCCTGGAAAGCGAGCTGTTCGGTCACGAGAAGGGGGCTTTCACCGGCGCCGTCACGCGCAGGCGCGGGCGCTTCGAAGAAGCCCAGGGCGGAACGATCTTCCTGGACGAGGTGGGCGAGCTGTCTCCCATCGCACAGGCGAAGCTGCTGCGCGTTCTCCAGGAACGCGAATTCCAGCCTCTCGGTTCCTCGCGGACGGTCAAGGTGGATGTCCGTGTCATTACGGCGTCCAACAAGGATTTGGAAAAGGAAGTCGCGCTGGGGACCTTCCGGTCCGATCTCTACTACCGGCTGAACGTGTTCCCGATTTTCCTCCCGCCGCTCAGGGAACGCGGACCGGATATTCTGCTGCTCGCCGATTATTTCGTGCTCAAGTACGCGCGGGAACTGGACAAGGATGTGAAGCGAATCACCACCAGCGCCATCGACATGCTCATGTGCTATCACTGGCCCGGGAATGTCCGGGAGTTGGAGAACTGCATCGAACGGGCCGTGCTGCTCGCCGGCGGGAATGCCGTCGATTCCTGGCATCTGCCGCCGACGCTTCAGATGAAGCCGGTCGGAATGCAGAACGTCAGCCGGGGAAAGCTCGAGGCACTGGTGAGCGCCTTCGAAAGGGACCTCATCACGGACGCCCTCAAAGACGTGCGCGGCAACCAGTCCCAGGCCGCCCGTCTCCTGGGCACCACCAAGCGGATCGTTCAATACAAGGTGGAAAAATACGGCATCGATCCGAGGCGCTTCCGGGTCAAGGCCCCGGCATAG
- the tgt gene encoding tRNA guanosine(34) transglycosylase Tgt — translation MDFRIIARDASCHARRGRLRTAHGTFDTPVFMPVGTQASVKSLSPDELEDLGAHIILGNTYHLLLRPGAERVARLGGLHRFMHWNRSILTDSGGFQVFSLARINRIEEDGVVFQSHIDGARHAITPETSMECQMQLGSDIAMCFDECTAYPVTYEYARESMLRTVRWAARSKEAHTLPEQSLFGIVQGGVFCDLRRDCLERLVETGFDGYALGSLSVGESKEEMLSVLEAVAPGLPAASPRYVMGVGTPEDLVEGVRCGVDMFDCVMPTRNARNGMLFTVRGGIQIKNSRYADDDRPIEEGCSCYTCRRFSRAYLRHLFLARELLAYRLNTLHNLHYYLGLMAAMREAIEANAFDRWRRSFYLDRENREPAEE, via the coding sequence ATGGATTTTCGGATCATCGCGCGCGATGCCTCCTGCCATGCACGGCGGGGCCGGCTGAGAACCGCTCATGGAACCTTCGACACTCCCGTCTTCATGCCGGTCGGTACCCAGGCATCCGTAAAAAGTCTCTCGCCGGATGAACTGGAAGATCTGGGCGCGCACATCATCCTGGGGAACACCTATCATCTGCTCCTGCGGCCCGGAGCCGAACGGGTCGCCCGCCTGGGGGGGCTGCACCGGTTCATGCACTGGAACCGTTCGATCCTCACCGACAGCGGGGGCTTCCAGGTCTTCAGCCTGGCCCGGATCAACCGGATCGAAGAGGATGGGGTTGTTTTCCAATCGCACATCGACGGAGCCCGTCACGCAATTACCCCCGAAACCTCCATGGAATGCCAGATGCAACTGGGCTCCGATATCGCCATGTGCTTCGACGAATGCACTGCTTATCCGGTCACCTACGAATACGCCAGGGAATCCATGCTGCGCACGGTGAGATGGGCGGCCCGGAGCAAAGAGGCCCACACGCTGCCGGAGCAATCGCTGTTCGGGATCGTCCAGGGCGGAGTCTTTTGCGATCTGAGGCGGGATTGCCTGGAAAGGCTCGTGGAAACAGGTTTCGACGGATATGCCCTCGGCAGCCTCTCCGTCGGGGAATCCAAAGAGGAGATGCTGTCCGTGCTCGAAGCGGTGGCCCCCGGGCTCCCCGCCGCATCGCCCCGATACGTCATGGGGGTGGGGACGCCCGAAGACCTCGTGGAAGGCGTCCGCTGCGGAGTGGACATGTTCGACTGCGTCATGCCCACGCGCAACGCTCGAAACGGGATGCTCTTCACCGTCCGCGGCGGCATCCAGATCAAGAACAGCCGTTACGCCGACGACGATCGTCCCATTGAGGAGGGATGTTCCTGTTACACCTGCCGGCGATTTTCGCGGGCCTACCTCAGGCACCTGTTCCTGGCCCGGGAGTTGCTCGCCTACCGGCTGAACACACTTCACAACCTCCACTACTATTTGGGGCTCATGGCGGCCATGCGCGAGGCCATCGAAGCCAATGCCTTCGATCGATGGCGCCGGTCTTTCTATCTGGACCGGGAAAACAGGGAGCCGGCGGAGGAATGA
- a CDS encoding cold-shock protein → MAEGRVKWFNEKKGYGFIETDGQGDVFVHYSAIEGAGFRSLNEGEQVRFEVEQGSKGPQAVRVQRVQ, encoded by the coding sequence ATGGCGGAAGGCCGAGTCAAATGGTTCAACGAGAAGAAAGGTTACGGTTTCATCGAGACGGACGGCCAGGGCGATGTTTTCGTTCACTACAGCGCAATCGAGGGAGCGGGCTTCCGATCCCTGAACGAAGGCGAACAGGTCCGCTTTGAGGTCGAACAGGGTTCGAAGGGACCTCAGGCCGTCAGAGTGCAAAGGGTTCAATAG